A single Filimonas effusa DNA region contains:
- a CDS encoding DinB family protein, whose product MTIANQLAKLVRDFHFGGNYAGVHLRQTLADVTWQEATTSVYTLNSIAALVFHINYYINAVLKVLQEQPFEAHDKYSYDIPVIQSQADWELLLQRVWKEAALFAQLIEQLPDDKLTADFLDGKYGTYFRNLQGTIEHGHYHLGQISLIKKIIRQEPGNNIKSL is encoded by the coding sequence ATGACAATAGCCAATCAACTCGCCAAACTCGTAAGAGACTTTCATTTCGGAGGTAATTATGCCGGTGTTCACCTCCGGCAAACCCTCGCAGACGTAACATGGCAGGAAGCCACCACCTCTGTTTACACGCTCAATAGCATCGCCGCACTTGTATTTCATATCAATTATTACATAAACGCAGTATTAAAGGTGTTGCAGGAACAACCTTTTGAGGCGCATGACAAGTACAGTTATGATATTCCTGTCATTCAAAGCCAAGCCGATTGGGAATTACTACTACAACGGGTATGGAAGGAGGCAGCACTATTTGCGCAACTCATTGAACAACTGCCAGATGACAAACTGACAGCAGATTTCCTCGACGGGAAATACGGAACATACTTCAGGAATTTACAAGGCACTATAGAGCATGGGCATTATCATCTCGGACAAATCTCTTTAATCAAAAAAATCATAAGGCAGGAACCAGGAAACAATATCAAATCCCTGTAA
- a CDS encoding T9SS type B sorting domain-containing protein yields the protein MRPYIPYNPIILLLVVALSFNSAILAQSQCARSFRNKYTGAGPLEPLRTLATSDKGNLVAGRVLTSSNASYDAWVAKFSEAGAVEWSYSLGGADADEFSGAQELHDGSYILYGTTHSYGYTSGKAWLVHMSSAGNLLWSRQMGTKGNGTDRPKALTQLPDGDLIGSFNINDSSDKSNPVVFRMGIDGTIKWQQEFDNGNEESFTGIQFTNDTIYVYGFYTATMKSALIVSLRPSDGSIIESRNPYVGRKWYSEDYDEEIAGLDMHEQKISFGLTLSNRKFGTYATRIIIVAVTDMQGTSELARHFYGYDYMKLLRTKDQGFLVFSVSYYDPLVKTDPRVAYINKYGVIENSLTLAAYENKSLKSVDLTADGGFVAALYQPWPWYRNDILELTKGDMYCTTGQASCQLFAGSMHDDTTSFTWKIFQWQHITPYTSPLNEIVLPAKQNFSLIASDICDTLACTDTSPLPPGCNKSSRIEYVTRRNMVLRDVTTTADGGKILTGNSGNFNAVAIKLDINGDILWSKNYNRIASQMRFMRTFKMADGNLLAFANLDYTINHGSSSKTVMVKLDNLGIPLWSRIINSHLEGLNVNDVISTPDNGFLVLFKNYWGGGKSIILKLDKEANFVWQKCMVHKLTNPLYKSAFCTNNDIFLAHESYYYNQQVIGLERLDLKTGNLIWSRNYGEAAQTTLRINRIFGTQDSIYLFCYRYQAATPGRTETRITMASFDMHGDIGHTIQFDTENNSYPGSAYYTDDTPPSVVQTADSKFVLCQRNIKANDTSFVITRLDTTGKIEWSRKYPSIKNYRPHNIHQQGTGYVITGTVHTPTKYVYEFYNGFVIKCDSAGHITSSPTGECSDITINTAVVPFSMTYLPESLNNILDTAYRYIDAQVLYNNEPADARLFCNETKSCGTVNMLQKGKVCSLTDTLICYLKDAVNCDAIATWEYNSDILHPISINGDTIRLKPLKTGVSNIAVTIEGNCLVDHQSLDASILISAGDVTLGDDKIICPGKEVSVNAGTGYNSYQWNGTTGDSILKVTAPGTYYIDVTDNCGRAGSDTIKVIAASSFFSTTQDTTKCNLDSVLLQSTAGYNNYTWFTKTTTLGNNSKIYVKPDVSTRYYINAVTQDNCTLTDSVLVNVLHSPPINLGGDVSICEGDSIIVSAGTGFDTFLWNNGKRTPVITVKTTGIYSVDATYNNGCHSKDSFALKELYVNPSPKINAPVLCAGTTRMLSVAPGYPFYQWSNGATGNTTPFSATGTYWVKVTDNKGCKGSDTVNITSTVPVPKAFLPADTSICQYGKLQLTAKGSFRSYLWNNNSNAASITVDKPGTYWLQVTDNNNCEGKAFITIASRQCMTGLYVPTAFTPNGDGKNDIIRPLLFGNIEQFYFSIYSRWGTCIFETTAPGEGWNGKIKGVPQDGGTYVWMCRYTLEGQPPQTHKGTFILMR from the coding sequence ATGCGACCTTATATCCCCTATAACCCCATTATTCTGCTTTTAGTTGTTGCATTGTCCTTTAACTCCGCCATCCTTGCTCAAAGCCAATGTGCCCGATCGTTCAGGAATAAATATACTGGTGCCGGCCCCCTGGAACCGCTACGTACACTGGCTACGTCCGACAAAGGCAATTTGGTTGCCGGAAGAGTGCTTACATCCTCCAATGCCTCCTATGACGCCTGGGTAGCTAAATTTTCTGAAGCTGGGGCCGTTGAATGGTCATATTCTCTCGGAGGAGCAGATGCAGATGAATTCAGCGGCGCACAGGAATTACATGACGGCAGCTACATATTGTACGGCACCACCCATTCGTACGGTTATACTTCCGGCAAAGCGTGGCTAGTGCATATGAGTAGTGCTGGCAACCTGTTATGGAGCAGGCAAATGGGTACTAAAGGCAATGGAACCGATCGCCCTAAAGCACTTACACAACTTCCGGACGGAGATCTGATTGGCAGTTTTAATATAAACGACAGCAGCGACAAAAGTAACCCGGTAGTCTTCAGAATGGGTATCGATGGTACAATCAAATGGCAGCAGGAATTCGATAACGGCAACGAGGAAAGCTTTACGGGAATTCAGTTTACAAATGACACTATTTATGTTTATGGCTTTTATACTGCCACTATGAAAAGCGCTCTGATAGTATCATTACGGCCATCAGACGGCAGTATTATTGAATCGAGAAACCCATATGTAGGCAGAAAGTGGTACAGCGAAGATTATGACGAAGAGATCGCAGGGCTGGATATGCATGAACAGAAAATATCTTTTGGCTTAACATTAAGCAATAGAAAATTTGGCACTTATGCAACAAGAATAATCATCGTAGCAGTAACGGATATGCAGGGAACCTCAGAATTAGCCAGACATTTTTATGGCTACGATTATATGAAACTGCTACGCACAAAAGATCAGGGCTTTCTGGTATTCTCCGTTTCATACTACGACCCGCTCGTAAAAACCGATCCACGTGTAGCTTATATCAATAAATATGGAGTTATTGAAAACAGCCTGACGTTGGCGGCTTATGAAAACAAAAGTCTTAAAAGCGTGGATTTAACAGCGGATGGAGGATTTGTGGCTGCACTTTATCAACCCTGGCCCTGGTATAGAAATGATATATTGGAACTTACAAAAGGAGACATGTACTGCACTACCGGGCAAGCTTCCTGCCAATTGTTTGCCGGTAGCATGCACGATGACACTACCTCATTTACCTGGAAAATCTTTCAATGGCAACATATTACACCGTACACTTCCCCACTGAACGAAATAGTGCTGCCGGCAAAACAAAATTTCTCTTTAATAGCAAGTGATATATGTGACACACTGGCTTGTACAGATACTTCGCCACTTCCACCAGGTTGCAACAAGAGTTCACGTATAGAATATGTGACACGTAGAAACATGGTGCTGCGAGATGTGACAACTACTGCCGACGGGGGCAAAATACTTACAGGAAATTCAGGAAACTTCAATGCCGTTGCTATCAAGCTGGATATCAATGGCGATATTCTCTGGTCGAAAAACTATAACCGGATAGCCAGTCAGATGAGGTTTATGAGAACCTTTAAAATGGCAGACGGGAACCTTTTGGCCTTTGCCAACCTCGATTATACAATAAACCATGGCAGCAGCAGCAAAACTGTTATGGTCAAACTCGATAACCTTGGCATACCTCTATGGTCGAGGATAATAAATTCTCATTTGGAAGGCCTGAACGTTAATGATGTAATCTCCACTCCCGACAATGGCTTCCTGGTACTATTCAAAAACTATTGGGGAGGGGGCAAAAGCATCATTCTGAAGTTAGATAAAGAAGCCAACTTTGTATGGCAGAAATGTATGGTACATAAATTGACCAACCCTCTTTACAAGTCTGCCTTTTGTACAAACAATGATATATTTCTGGCTCACGAATCATATTATTATAACCAACAGGTAATTGGCCTGGAACGATTAGACCTAAAAACCGGAAACCTTATCTGGAGCCGTAATTATGGAGAAGCGGCACAGACTACACTTCGCATAAACAGAATTTTTGGAACGCAAGATTCTATATATCTCTTTTGTTATCGCTATCAGGCTGCAACTCCCGGCAGAACAGAAACCAGAATCACAATGGCCAGTTTTGATATGCACGGCGATATCGGACACACCATACAATTCGATACCGAAAACAACTCGTATCCCGGATCGGCGTATTACACCGACGATACCCCTCCGTCAGTTGTACAAACCGCTGACAGCAAGTTTGTATTATGCCAGCGTAATATTAAAGCCAACGATACATCTTTCGTCATTACACGGCTGGATACAACAGGCAAGATTGAATGGAGCAGAAAATACCCTTCCATAAAAAATTACCGGCCACATAATATTCATCAGCAGGGAACAGGTTATGTTATAACCGGAACAGTACATACTCCTACAAAATATGTCTACGAGTTTTATAATGGATTTGTTATAAAATGCGATAGTGCAGGCCATATCACCTCTTCGCCTACCGGAGAATGTAGCGACATAACCATCAATACAGCCGTAGTCCCTTTTTCAATGACTTATTTGCCGGAAAGCCTCAATAATATATTGGATACAGCTTATCGCTATATCGATGCACAGGTGCTCTACAACAACGAACCGGCCGATGCCAGGTTATTCTGTAATGAAACAAAAAGCTGCGGCACAGTAAACATGCTGCAAAAAGGAAAAGTCTGCTCCTTAACAGATACCCTCATCTGCTACCTGAAAGATGCAGTGAATTGCGACGCGATTGCCACATGGGAATACAATTCCGATATCCTCCACCCCATAAGTATTAATGGAGATACCATTCGTTTAAAGCCATTGAAAACCGGCGTCAGCAATATTGCCGTTACAATAGAAGGCAACTGCCTTGTAGATCATCAATCCCTGGATGCATCCATACTTATTTCAGCCGGAGACGTAACACTTGGCGACGACAAAATAATTTGTCCCGGAAAAGAGGTATCAGTGAATGCAGGTACGGGGTACAATTCTTATCAATGGAATGGCACGACAGGAGATTCTATTTTAAAAGTAACGGCACCAGGCACATATTATATCGATGTAACAGACAATTGTGGAAGGGCAGGCTCAGACACGATAAAAGTAATAGCAGCAAGCAGCTTTTTTAGCACAACACAAGACACCACAAAATGTAACCTCGATAGCGTATTACTGCAGAGCACTGCCGGCTATAATAATTATACCTGGTTTACCAAAACCACTACCCTGGGCAACAACAGCAAGATCTATGTAAAGCCCGATGTCTCAACACGCTACTATATTAATGCCGTTACACAGGATAACTGCACCTTAACGGACTCGGTACTTGTAAACGTACTTCATTCGCCGCCAATAAACCTGGGTGGAGACGTCAGCATCTGTGAAGGTGACAGCATTATCGTTTCTGCCGGAACGGGATTCGATACCTTTCTATGGAATAACGGCAAAAGAACACCTGTAATAACTGTAAAAACCACCGGCATTTATAGCGTCGACGCCACCTATAACAACGGCTGCCATTCAAAAGATAGTTTCGCGCTCAAAGAATTATATGTCAATCCCTCTCCAAAGATCAATGCACCTGTGTTATGTGCGGGCACAACACGAATGCTTTCAGTAGCGCCCGGGTATCCTTTTTATCAGTGGAGTAACGGAGCTACAGGTAACACAACTCCTTTCTCAGCTACCGGCACCTATTGGGTAAAGGTCACAGACAACAAAGGCTGTAAAGGATCCGACACCGTCAATATAACATCAACCGTACCGGTACCCAAAGCGTTTCTGCCTGCGGATACATCTATCTGCCAATACGGGAAACTTCAGTTAACAGCCAAGGGATCCTTCAGATCATATTTATGGAACAATAACTCCAATGCAGCAAGTATTACAGTTGACAAACCCGGAACTTATTGGCTTCAGGTAACAGATAACAATAATTGTGAAGGCAAAGCCTTCATTACTATAGCAAGCCGGCAATGTATGACAGGACTATACGTTCCAACCGCTTTTACGCCTAATGGTGATGGGAAGAACGACATCATACGCCCGCTTTTATTCGGAAATATTGAACAATTCTATTTCAGTATATATAGCCGGTGGGGTACCTGTATTTTTGAAACTACTGCGCCGGGAGAAGGATGGAATGGCAAGATCAAAGGTGTGCCGCAGGATGGCGGCACTTATGTATGGATGTGCCGGTACACGCTGGAAGGCCAGCCGCCGCAAACACACAAGGGCACATTTATATTAATGCGCTAA